Genomic DNA from Alicyclobacillus fastidiosus:
ACATATCAACGCCCACACTCACCGCTCTAACCCCTGCCCTGGTATCCCAATGGCGGTCAAGGAGTGCCAGCAATTCCGGGTAGAGTTCTTCAGGAGAGTTCGTGTGACGGGATAATGTCTTCGCCTTCCAGAAGCCGCCTTCCAACCGCTCGTAGGTAAGGCCTAGCCCAACGCGCCGACCACTTTGATTAGCTCGACGCAGTCGATAGCAAACCTCATCGAGCAATTCTAGAATGACGACCGCGACCTCCGACCGCTCATAAAAGTCCCTCGGGAGCGTTGTGCGATGCGAAAAACCCTTGTGAGGCGCGTGGTAGCTGTTCGGATTGATCTCACTGATATCCTGACCATTGGCCCAACGATGAATGACATCGCCCCAGACGCCGAATCGTGCTCGCAGTTGCCCTATCGGTATGCGTGCGACATCGCCAATGGTATCGGCCTTAAATTCACGTCGAAGAGTATCAGCGCGACGTTTTAGCCCCCACATCTCTTCAACCGGCAACGGGTGCAACTTTGTCGGAATGTCTTCCTCTGTCCACCACACGATGCCACCGGGCGTTCTCTTCGACTTTGCGTTGGTCATCTTGGCGACCCATTTGTTCGGGCCCAGTCCTATCCGGCATCGGATACGAAAGGTGTCCCATATCTTCGCCTGAAGCTTCCGCGCAGCCTCAATCGGATCAGGAAACAATGGCGAGTCGGCAGGCATTGCAAAAAAGCCCTCGTCGACACTGAACTGTTCCTGTAAGGGGAAGTGGAGTCTCATCGTTTCCTGAATACGCACGGAAGTCTCGAGATAAAAGCCCATATGCGGTCGCACGACAATAAGCCTTGGAACAAGTCGCTGAGCCTCGCCTAGTCGCATAGCATTGCTCACACCGAATTTCTTGGCGGTCGGCGTGGCCGCGAGCACTATGCCAGAGCGTCTGGCCGGGTCACCAGATACCACTAAAGCCGGGTCGGTCGAATCGTCGAACTCCTTACGGCGCGCGGCGTACTCTGGTCTCGAAGCGACTTCACACGACGCGTAGAAACTTTGCATGTCACATAAACCGTAAATCCACTTCATGGGACTAACCCAGTCCGCTTTGCTCGATTCTTTACCTCGGCATCAAGCATCTTACGCATGTAGATCGCTTCGTCCGTGATGTGTTCGTCCTTGTATTGCACCCATATATCATGCAGATTGTCTTTGCGGTCAACGATGGATAAACCTTCAGTTCGTATCTGTTCCTTCAAGTTTACGATTTCGCGGGATATGTAATCCTGAAGCAACTCCATGATGAGCAAGTTCCGAATGATGGCTGTCGGACGTTGCATGATAACACCCCTAAACAAGAACATATGTTCTGTTTGATGAAGGTATTATACGTTCGGCAATCACGAATATGCAAACGTATGTTCGATGTAAAACCAGGAAATCAGTATATAAGGGGGTGTTTGGAGCATGAGATGAAGGTGGCGGAACTGGAGGCGGATGGCGTTTGGATGGAGATGGAGGATGGGGTGTTGGTAAGGTATGACGTAAGCTTGGGTTAATTGTTATATTATGTTTGTTGAGTGCGAAGGAGGTTCCAGGGTGAAAGTTTGTTTAACTTACAGAGGAGGTTGTTGTGATAAATCGCGTTAATAAATTTTTGCTGTATGTTTCAGTATCTGCTTCGGTGTTAGCACTTATATTTTTTTTCTACATGACATTGGATGTGTGGCGCTTGAGTGATGCGTCAATCGGTTTCATAGGTGCAATTATAGGTGGGTTCATCAGTGGAGTTCTGACTGTAGGCGGGGTGGTTCTTACATTAAACAAACAGGACAATGACCGAAAAAGAGAAGAGGATCGTAAATTCCTCGAAAATTACCCACAGAAATTCCTATATACGACACGCATTCAAAGACGGATAGGACACTTGATTAACATATCTTTGTATGAACGGCAGAAACGATGGAGCGCGCTTGTTCGATCTAAAGATGAAGTAGCTGCGATAACTGAAGAGATTATAAGGGTTATCGGTGGAAGATATGCCATTGTGGCGGACAGAAAGGCCTTATCTTTTAGTTCCATTGAGGCAATTAACGAAACAAAAATAGCCCGTTTAGCAAACACGGGTAAAGCAGATGAGTACTTTGAAGAACTGGACAAACAAATTGAACATTTTACAGAAATTATAAATGGACTAGAAATGATTGTTAGTACTTATAAGGGAAACTTAACTGATATGCATACCGAAATAAGTGCAAAGTTTAATTAATATTGAAGAGCGTTAAAAGGACAGCCGCTCGTCAGTACGGCCGTCCTGAAGGCGAAAGTGCAATTGAAAGCGTCTTGGGATACCATCCGCGACACCACTGATTATATAGCTGCCATGTAAAGGGTGGATGGAGACGGCATGGCGATCATACGGAGTACTCCTATACAGGTTGCGAAAGTCCGCATAGGAACGGTAATGACAACCCTCAGCAGCGCAACATCAACCGATAAGCAATCAGCGATTTGCGCAGCAACAATCAACAGTAACGCAACAGCGGAACGCAGCCTCGGTTACGACACATCGCAAAACTTCGTGTTGCAGTCGCAATTGGTCCCAGGGTCGCTGCGTTTGCGCGCAAACCATCGTATCGCAGAGCGCGAATCGTCGCAGGTTAAGTTGTCGGCATACGTCGCGGAAGTCGCAGGAACCAGCGTTTACGTTGAATATTGGCCAAGTGATGCGCTAGTTCATCGCGTTGCCACACGATGACATCGTTCGCTTTCGCTAACTGCAATGCGTTTTCGGTGAGGTAGTTGTTAGTGATGACCATCGCAGCATCGGCCTTGTAGAACCGTACAGCGGCGACAGCTTCTTGGACAGCGGCGAGGCTGACTTTATCACTGTAGCGCTTGCACTGTACCACATAGCGCTTGCCGGACGGATCCTTTAGTACGAGATCCGCGCCGTAGTCGCCGGAGCGCTTCGTTCCAGTCACGACCCAACCAATGTCACGGAAGTACACCATCATCCTGTCTTCAAACTCGGTCCCTTCCATCGCATCTATTTGTTCCATGCCGGCCTTGCGCAGGTTCTCGATACGACGGACCCTCGTGCCTATAGTAACCCAAAGCAAATAGCACATGGCCCCCGCAAACTCGAACACATACACATACTTTGTCGCGAATGCGATGTTGAACGCCCACCACCCGAAGATTATCCCGTACACCTTCATCTTACGGACGGGCTTTGTACCACGTTGCAACCACTGCATAGCCTTAGTGGGCATACGATCACCTCGTGATTATTTTTACCAAAAAAATACACGTTGAGTCGAAGATTTCGCATGTCCGTAAACTCCGCGTAACCACGCGGTTATTCGGTGATCTTGCGAGCATTCGAAAACGACAACTTTGTCGTGTTTAGCAAGCGTGACTGCAGTACTTTTGCGAAACTAGAGTTGCGTTTACACACAAAGAAAAAAGAGAGAAAGAAAGAGAGATTTATTGAAACGGGTTTACATCCTAATATTTGGGTATTGAATAGATGAACAAGACTGCGATCACAAAAGGCACCCTTGTCAGGTGCCTCTGTACAGCTGGTTATTCGGCTTGTTTCGCTTGTGAGGAATATATTTACAAATTAATGAAATTAAGGTATAATTGATATACGAACATTGGTTCTGTCCGTGGCGGGTTCAATTCCCGTACTCCCAAGCTGGAATCACATAGACGTGCTTCTCAACAGCAAGTGGGGGTTTGCGGTAATCCCAGTGATAATCGCGAATCTTGTTTCCAGTGCAATCCCGAATGTTTTAAAGGCAGCAAGTAAGAAAAAGGGGCTGGTGTTGATGAGAGTACAAAACCTTACGGTCGCGCTCGTACTGGGAGAATGGTACACGGTTTAACTAGCGGGCGCGACCCCAAATATCTCGTCGAAAGGCGTTTTCGAGGTACCACAAGAGTGGTGCCTTTTGTGTCTTTAGTTATCTTAACGGATTAGAAGCCCTACGATTTACTGCTCAGTTCGCGGCATCTTCGTACTCTTTCACGAGCTTATAGAATGTTGTCCGCTTCATTCCGGCCTGTTCCATCGCAGCGGTTGCGGTGATTGTGCCGGCTTTCCACTCGTTGTAGGCGTTGACGAACGCATCGGTTATATCCGCTTTGGGACGTCCAAACTTGGCGCCGTTCTGCATTGCCGCATCAATACCTTCGCGTTGGCGCTTCCGGATGCGCTCACGTTCTTCCTCCGCAAGCCATGATAGGATTTGTAGCACCAAGTCCGAAATGAACGTTCCCATGCTGTCCTGGTACTTTGTCGTGTCCAGCAGCGGCATGTCAAGCACGACAATGTCGGCGCCGATATTCTTCGTGATGTCTTCCCATTCGTGTAGAATTTCTTCTTTATTACGTCCGAACCGGTCGAGTGAGTGGATATACAGGATGTCGCCTTTACGGAGATTACGCTTCATCAGCTGGTACTGTTCACGATTGAAGTCCTTACCGCTTTGCTTATCGATATATAGGTCACGTTCGTTAATACCGGCGTCCTGCATCGAGTTTAATTGACGTTGTTCGTTTTGATCCTTACTACTGACTCGAATGTATCCGAATTTACGATTATCCATTTCCGAACACCTCACACCGTTTGGTTGTTGAGTTCAGTGTATCAAGAGTGTTCGTAAATGTCTATATTTATAAACGAACATTCGTAAAGTAATTTTAAATGTTTCCGAACACTGATTACAACGGTATAATGCGGGTTCATCGACTGTCTGTTTTATGTTCGTAATGGTATACATAAACGAACATTACTCTGATTTATTTTATTTCCATTAGCAGTATGTTTAAATTGTTGTAAAAAAATCTATATAAAGGGGAATTTAATTGTCGAAGGAAATAAAGAGGAAGAATTCACAACCGAGACCGCGTGAAAAAGACGATATCAGTAATCCAGAAGGGTTTGTTATTGCATTGGCATTTATATTGCTTGTGCTAGGGGGATGGGTTCTTACACGCAACATTAGTAATACGAATTCATTTTCGACAGGGTTGTCGCTGCTTGTTTTTATTGTTTCATTTAACGACCTAATAACTACCTTACAGAGAAAGCAAACTGGTACAAGAACATATTACGTTACTGCTGTTGGTGGGCTAATACTGCTATTTTCTTTAAAATTTCATTCTTTCTCATTTGAACCTAGACTGGATTTAGCTCTATCCATATGGTCTGGGGCACTATATGCACTAAATTTGGGATTAAGGATCCTTTATTCCCGAAAACTGAAGGAATCAGAAAGAACAGTGCTTGAAAAAGAACTACAAAAACATATAGGAGAAGATGGCTTAAAGGCACTCCTCAATCACTCGCATATAAATCATATGTCGAACGATATATAATAAAATTTTCCTTTTAATCCCCGCTCGAGAGAATGGGGCTTTTGCCTAGCGCTATGGCATCCGCGTTACACATCAGCGGATTGCAGGGCGCTTTTCTGGCGGGGACACGAGCGGAATGATGTCGTGGCAAACTGGCTGTGTTCTGAATCCTTGCCTGGTGTCATTCCGACAGTCTTGGAACGATACAAGAGTGACTAATCGCTTTTGTCGTTCTGTCGCGAGTCCATTCAGCATTTGTACAATGAGTCGTGATTTATTGTTGATATCCGCCACACTCGCTATCTTTTGTCTATAACTACATACGGATCAATCGTTTATGCATCGAAGTCGACGGTGTGATCTCGTGTAACGATTATTGCACGTCATACCTAATCGGAGTTTGTAGATACCCGACCCGTGTGCAAGAAATATCCGACAGTGCGCTAGAGCGCCCGGCTCGACTTCGCGCACACGTTTGTACGATTCTGGCGATCATCCGCCCGATAAGCCACCACACCCATACCTGCGGTTTTTGATTCGTCGACATATCCAATTCCGCTCAAAAATTTTGTGCAGAAATTGCAAAACAGCCGCCTATAAACAAGTGTTCGGACAAGGCCGCTATCCAACGAGATAAACTCATACAAGCAAGTCGCCGGCCACGCTATATTCGAGATTGGACGCCGATTGAAGCACGTGCGCGATAAGGATTTAGCGAAAGGGCAGTTCAAGTCTTGGGCGAAGGATAACTGCGATTTCGATTCGTCCACGGCATCTCGTATGATTCAAGCGGTGGAACAATTTGGGGATGCGACGTCGCATCTGTCTACAGGAAAGATATTCGAAATGTTATCGCTCCCTGAATCCGTCGACCGCGCCGACTTCGTTCGCAGCCGCACACCGTCCCATCGACCGGCGAAACGAAAACGGTCGACGAGATGACGGTCAAAGAGCTGCGCGAGGTGAAGAAGGCGCTTCAAGCGGCGGAACAGGAAGCGCAACAAGCGCGCGGACGATGTAAGATATAGAAAACGGACGGGGGCATCCTTCTTGAGTTTTTCTCAGAAATTCTCTATGGAGTATCAAATTGTGGAGCGGATCATTCGGCTCAGCCGTCAAATGATTGACTCAATCTCGAGGGATTCCGAGCTCTACGATGAACTAATCGTGTTCCAAGTTAAAAGTCACCGAATGCTAAAGAGCACTCTTATCCTTGCAGACGCAGGGTACGCTGTCGAATGTGAAGCGTTTATACGGAGTATGCAGGAGTTGCTTGTTACTGCTAAATACATGCTACTCGACCCAAGGAAGCATTCTGAGATGTACAGGACATTTCGTTGGATTGAGAAATGGAAACAGGTTGAAGATTTATTTCGAGGCGCAGAGATGTCCCTACAAACAGATTCACTTACTCTAACAGACATGGCAAAGCAAAAAGCAGAATCGTATCAAATGTGGATGCAAAAAAATAAAAAGATGTACGACGAGGCGGTAAGCAAGAGGACTATGTGGGCTAAGGAGCTAAAGGAGAATGGTTATCGGAATCCGAAAAACACCTGGTCTCTTAAGTCACCTTACGATATGGCCATTGATTCGGGTATCGGTCATATTTATCTATCTCTCTACAGCACGATGTCTCATTTAGTACATCCGTCAACCCTGTCGATTTTCAAATACATCGATAATGGAAAAATTAAAGTGGAGCCCAGCGACAAGCATGTTGACCAATCAATAATAGGCGCTTGCGGATTCCACCTGTATATCACACAACTTATAGCTGGGTTTTACGAATTTGAATCTATCTGTGAGGAATGTGAAAACATCAGCCTTAAATTATCACAAATGACCGGCACCCTGTAATTAGTGAATTGCGTGGCGCCTCATCTGGGCGCCCCTTCTCGCTTATATCGCAGCCATGCGCGGCTTACTATCCGCATCGCCGTCTTATCGTCGGTAACCGTCGCCAATACCGCCGGGCCGAACGTTTTAAAGAATCGCAGTTGGCTCAATGTTCAACACCCCGCTCGTCGATAACACGTTGTACGAGTTCCGGATATACCACGTCATACCGCACCTCGCCGCGATCCCCTTCGTCGTCCTCGTCCGCAGCCGCCTCCACAGCATCGTATAGCGCGATAACGTCCGGAGTGATGACTTGTTCGAGGATTTCCGCTAAGTCGTTCGAGCGCAGCGCCGCTAGCACCCCAAGCGCAAACGCCTTGTCAGCGATCTCAAACGTAACGCCCGCAACATAGTCCAGCACGCGCTCCTCCGCGAGAGACGCGTTACCGTGCGCGAGGAATTTAGCGCCTGCGACCAGTGCATCCATCTCTCGCTTGTACCTTCCGCCTTGTTGCTCGAGACAGTGCTCCAATGCGGCCTCATGCGCCGTGTCGCGCGCAATGATGAATCCCTTTGTGTGCTTCACTTTGTATTACCTCCTTGTGGTGAACGATTCACAACATCGTGTTGATTTGTATGCTACATCTTGACAATTCACCAGTCAAGTGAAATTTTAATACCATAAAAGTAACGGATCACAATTTTATGTGAAGGAGATTTATATGATCCGGGTTAAGTTATCCGAGTTATTGGGGAAAAGGCGCAAAAAGGTTACGGAACTTGCGGAAGCCACCGGAATACATCACAACACGCTGTATCGCTTGTATCATGAGGATTCCACACGGGTGGACCTCGCGGTTTTAGAGAAGCTGTGCGAGTACTTTAATTGCCGTATTGAAGACTTACTGGAGTACGACAAAGACTACGTCAGAGAGATTAAGAAGAAAAATAAATCCGAGTAATTGCGGACAAATCGCCAATTTCATACGAGATAAGGAGCAGAGGGTTATATTTCGCCTTCTGCTCTTTCTTTTTGCCAAATTCGCCGATTCGGGGTGATAAAAATGCCGATTTCCGGGCCTTAATACGAGGAAATTCTTCCTCATACGGTTTCGGTCGCCGTTCACCAAAGCCCGCATCAAATCCCGTGCTCCGCGAACCCGGCGCCCTGTCTCCGCTGGGTCGCGCCCTTTTTTTACCTTCGCGGTCAACGGGTTTTACAGAAAGGAGAACTTTACAAGATGAATCCGGATTTCTTGTGCTGGCTACGTAAGTTCAAAGGAGTGTCTCAACCCTGTCTCGCTAAGAAACTTCGCCTGTCAACGTCGTACGTGTGCCTCATCGAGAAGGGACAGCGCCCCCTCAATCGTGACCTTCAGACAAGAATTATTCGCGCCCTCGATATCGATGAATCTCAATTACCGCGATTGCGCGAAATGTACCGCGAGATGTGCGGTCTTTGCACCGCATCTAACGAATAACGCGTAGCAACAAAAAAAGACAAAGAGATTTATTGAAACGGGTTTGTTTACTAATTTTTGGAAGGTGTGAACAGTGTATCAGAGACAGATCGATTTGAGTTCGTACCCTGTTCCTTGCCCGGTATGTGGGGAGCAGTTGGTGTGCATTAATGCCACGCACGCCAGAAAGCACGGCCACGAGACACTAAGCGATTTCTTAAAGACTCACGGTATCGATTACAAAACGCTTCTGCAACGCAGCCGCAAAAAACTCACTCAGTTATACAACATCGACCGCAAGAGCTGGGTCGTGGGTTACGAGACGGCCGTCGGGTCTATAGAGTACGCCCGCCAGACGTACTATACCGATTATCGGGCCGCCAGGGACAAAGGAATTAAGTCTGCGACACCGTACCCGTTGACTAACACCATGCTACACAATCATCTAAACGGTAGTGCACCGCTGGCCATCTTTGCATCTGGCCCCTCGTCGAGTTACTTCGGATTTGACGTAGACAGTAAAGAGTTAGCGGCAAGTCACACGCTGAAACTCGTTGATTCGCTTGAAGCGCTTGGGATACCCCGGCAGTACGTACACGTGTCCTTTAGCGGTTCCA
This window encodes:
- a CDS encoding DNA polymerase IV; protein product: MKWIYGLCDMQSFYASCEVASRPEYAARRKEFDDSTDPALVVSGDPARRSGIVLAATPTAKKFGVSNAMRLGEAQRLVPRLIVVRPHMGFYLETSVRIQETMRLHFPLQEQFSVDEGFFAMPADSPLFPDPIEAARKLQAKIWDTFRIRCRIGLGPNKWVAKMTNAKSKRTPGGIVWWTEEDIPTKLHPLPVEEMWGLKRRADTLRREFKADTIGDVARIPIGQLRARFGVWGDVIHRWANGQDISEINPNSYHAPHKGFSHRTTLPRDFYERSEVAVVILELLDEVCYRLRRANQSGRRVGLGLTYERLEGGFWKAKTLSRHTNSPEELYPELLALLDRHWDTRAGVRAVSVGVDMLQFTDALQLSLFDDVPKRKDLYAVVDQIHERFGETALMRAVSLTGAGQLLDRSGKIGGHYA
- a CDS encoding restriction endonuclease, which encodes MPTKAMQWLQRGTKPVRKMKVYGIIFGWWAFNIAFATKYVYVFEFAGAMCYLLWVTIGTRVRRIENLRKAGMEQIDAMEGTEFEDRMMVYFRDIGWVVTGTKRSGDYGADLVLKDPSGKRYVVQCKRYSDKVSLAAVQEAVAAVRFYKADAAMVITNNYLTENALQLAKANDVIVWQRDELAHHLANIQRKRWFLRLPRRMPTT
- a CDS encoding recombinase family protein, which produces MDNRKFGYIRVSSKDQNEQRQLNSMQDAGINERDLYIDKQSGKDFNREQYQLMKRNLRKGDILYIHSLDRFGRNKEEILHEWEDITKNIGADIVVLDMPLLDTTKYQDSMGTFISDLVLQILSWLAEEERERIRKRQREGIDAAMQNGAKFGRPKADITDAFVNAYNEWKAGTITATAAMEQAGMKRTTFYKLVKEYEDAAN
- a CDS encoding DUF3102 domain-containing protein; protein product: MGRRLKHVRDKDLAKGQFKSWAKDNCDFDSSTASRMIQAVEQFGDATSHLSTGKIFEMLSLPESVDRADFVRSRTPSHRPAKRKRSTR
- a CDS encoding DUF5677 domain-containing protein — its product is MERIIRLSRQMIDSISRDSELYDELIVFQVKSHRMLKSTLILADAGYAVECEAFIRSMQELLVTAKYMLLDPRKHSEMYRTFRWIEKWKQVEDLFRGAEMSLQTDSLTLTDMAKQKAESYQMWMQKNKKMYDEAVSKRTMWAKELKENGYRNPKNTWSLKSPYDMAIDSGIGHIYLSLYSTMSHLVHPSTLSIFKYIDNGKIKVEPSDKHVDQSIIGACGFHLYITQLIAGFYEFESICEECENISLKLSQMTGTL
- a CDS encoding helix-turn-helix transcriptional regulator, whose protein sequence is MIRVKLSELLGKRRKKVTELAEATGIHHNTLYRLYHEDSTRVDLAVLEKLCEYFNCRIEDLLEYDKDYVREIKKKNKSE